In Erigeron canadensis isolate Cc75 chromosome 7, C_canadensis_v1, whole genome shotgun sequence, one DNA window encodes the following:
- the LOC122609464 gene encoding polygalacturonase At1g48100-like — protein MAYFSISKSLMLGCLFLYICSTQAKFHHHHHHEKKHKHDHSPSPSPSPSFSPSPSPSFSPSPSPSNIPYISGIFNVREFGAIGDGVADDTNAFKEAWDSACQYQINSSLFLVPHGYSFMLQSTIFTGPCLSPLTFQVDGTIMPPDGPEAWPESNSRRQWLVFYKTNEMTFQGIGLIDGRGQQWWNLPCKPHKGPNGLTLPGPCDSPMAIRFFMSTNLTLQRFRIKDSPQFNLRFDNCRDIRIESISIMAPASSPNTDGIHLANTNNVTIYNSIISNGDDCVSIGSGCFDVDIKNITCGQGHGISIGSLGNHNSRAWVSNITVRDSTIRQSHNGLRIKTWQGGYGTVDGVKYENILMDNVRNPIIIDQFYCLARKCLNQTSAVVVSNIEYKNIKGTYDVRSPPMHFGCSDAVPCRNVTLSEIELLPAEGEMVLDAFCWNVYGEIKTMTIPPVSCLLEGTP, from the exons ATGGCCTACTTTTCCATCTCCAAGTCACTTATGTTAGGTTGTTTGTTTCTTTATATTTGTAGCACCCAAGCAAAatttcaccatcatcatcatcatgaaaAGAAACACAAGCATGATCATTCTCCTTCACCTTCACCGTCACCTTCATTTTCACCTTCACCTTCGCCTTCATTTTCACCTTCACCATCACCTTCTAATATCCCCTACATCTCTGGGATATTTAATGTAAGAGAGTTTGGGGCTATAGGAGATGGTGTAGCGGATGATACCAATGCCTTCAAGGAAGCATGGGATTCGGCATGCCAATATCAAATCAATTCAAGCCTTTTCTTGGTCCCTCATGGCTATTCTTTCATGTTACAATCCACCATTTTCACTGGCCCTTGTCTATCTCCATTAACATTTCAG gttgatGGAACAATAATGCCCCCAGATGGACCTGAGGCATGGCCAGAAAGTAACAGTCGGCGTCAATGGTTGGTGTTTTATAAGACCAACGAGATGACGTTTCAAGGGATAGGACTTATAGATGGAAGGGGACAACAATGGTGGAATCTTCCATGCAAGCCTCACAAG GGTCCAAATGGGTTAACTTTGCCGGGACCTTGTGATAGCCCTATG GCCATACGATTCTTTATGAGCACAAATTTGACACTACAGAGATTTAGGATCAAAGATAGCCCACAGTTCAACTTGAGGTTCGATAACTGCAGAGATATCCGTATTGAATCCATTTCTATAATGGCGCCAGCATCAAGTCCAAACACAGATGGGATTCATCTTGCAAATACCAACAATGTCACAATCTATAACTCAATAATATCCAATG gTGATGATTGTGTGTCAATTGGATCGGGTTGTTTCGATGTTGACATAAAAAACATCACTTGTGGACAAGGTCATGGAATCAG CATAGGGAGTTTAGGAAATCACAATTCGCGAGCATGGGTTTCTAATATTACTGTTAGGGACTCAACGATAAGGCAGTCACACAACGGACTTAGGATAAAGACATGGCAAGGTGGGTATGGAACTGTAGATGGTGTAAAATACGAAAACATTTTAATGGATAATGTGAGGAATCCGATCATAATAGACCAGTTCTACTGCCTAGCACGAAAATGCTTGAACCAAACGTCAGCCGTGGTGGTATCAAACATCGAGTACAAGAACATAAAAGGTACATACGATGTTAGAAGCCCACCTATGCATTTTGGTTGCAGTGACGCGGTTCCATGTAGAAACGTCACTTTGTCTGAAATTGAGTTGCTTCCTGCTGAAGGAGAGATGGTGTTGGACGCGTTTTGTTGGAACGTATATGGGGAGATTAAGACGATGACCATCCCACCGGTGTCGTGCCTATTAGAGGGAACTCCATGA
- the LOC122609465 gene encoding pectinesterase-like codes for MANQLVTSILSLGLSIAIILVIVALVARDADLDDLHLVNTKVQKTMCKPTDYKDACYESLYYVAKNTSATKKDYIYASFNSTIYELKKAIKKAIKIRKGLHGRTDDYAKHARADLASCEKFLGYASDDIKHIVEVSSKAPTSTLPNQTEPILIWLTAARAYQTTCIDEIKDEKLKKGMKKALKYANKHTFNAQKIMYSIKKILKGFGMDVNKFKIPIGQQRKLLEEGQVIEQEGFPSWVPMSDRRLLGESEDKDDDDDNDDHADADHKIPKDDEDENKPAIAPKPQEFFRSAEPEPLKENAKPNVVVAKDGSGDYESIKEALAAYPSNNKGRYIIYIKAGDYNEGQIIVNRNQHNVYMYGDGCDKTKINGQMNGGIAHIRTSNTATFVAEGERFMAKNIGFRNTIGPQGEEAVAFRSQSPNTVMVDCSFEGYQNTLYYHTHDQFYKNCVISGTVDFIIGSGRAFFQDSKIILRKPGKDQSNTISADGRMKYIEDGGVVFHNCKIMASSELKSAKDVKSYLGRPWKPEARVIVMKTEIEDIIEPKGWIKLDTKEAKHNYDTCVFREYDNKGPGSSTDKRVEWDGFKVIKDEKEAAKFAADKFIDAGSWLPQAGVPVNLNL; via the coding sequence ATGGCTAACCAATTAGTTACTTCGATATTATCATTAGGCTTGTCCATTGCTATTATTCTCGTTATTGTTGCTTTGGTCGCTAGAGATGCAGATTTGGATGATCTCCATTTGGTGAATACTAAGGTACAAAAAACAATGTGTAAACCAACCGATTACAAAGATGCATGTTATGAGTCGTTATATTATGTAGCTAAGAACACCTCGGCTACCAAAAAGGATTACATTTATGCTTCTTTCAATAGCACCATCTACGAACTCAAAAAAGCCATCAAAAAGGCTATTAAAATTAGGAAGGGATTACATGGTCGAACAGATGACTATGCAAAACATGCTCGTGCTGACCTTGCAAGCTGTGAGAAATTTTTGGGTTATGCCTCGGATGACATCAAACACATTGTCGAGGTCTCATCTAAGGCCCCAACAAGCACTCTGCCTAATCAAACCGAACCGATCCTTATTTGGCTGACTGCTGCTCGTGCATACCAAACAACATGCATTGATGAAATAAAAGATGAGAAACTAAAAAAGGGTATGAAAAAGGCATTGAAATATGCCAACAAACATACATTCAATGCCCAAAAGATCATGTATAGTATCAAAAAGATCCTCAAGGGTTTTGGGATGGATGTGAATAAATTCAAGATCCCAATTGGACAACAACGAAAGCTTCTCGAGGAAGGACAAGTAATTGAACAAGAAGGTTTCCCTTCGTGGGTCCCTATGAGTGACCGTCGACTTCTTGGTGAATCTGAAgacaaagatgatgatgatgataatgatgatcatGCTGATGCCGATCACAAAATACCCAAAGATGACGAAGATGAAAATAAACCTGCAATCGCACCCAAACCTCAAGAATTCTTTAGATCTGCTGAACCTGAACCTCTAAAAGAAAATGCTAAGCCTAATGTGGTTGTGGCTAAGGATGGAAGCGGTGATTATGAAAGCATAAAAGAGGCCCTTGCTGCTTATCCTAGTAATAATAAAGGCAGGTACATCATCTACATTAAAGCTGGTGATTACAATGAAGGCCAAATAATTGTCAACAGGAACCAACACAATGTCTATATGTACGGTGATGGTTGcgacaaaacaaaaattaatggTCAAATGAACGGCGGGATAGCACATATTAGAACCTCCAACACCGCAACATTTGTTGCTGAAGGTGAAAGATTCATGGCTAAAAACATCGGATTCAGAAACACGATTGGGCCACAAGGGGAAGAAGCAGTTGCATTCAGATCACAATCACCAAACACGGTCATGGTTGATTGTAGTTTTGAGGGTTACCAAAACACATTATACTACCACACCCATGACCAATTCTATAAAAACTGTGTCATATCTGGAACTGTGGACTTTATAATAGGAAGTGGCAGAGCTTTctttcaagattcaaagattatTCTCAGGAAACCGGGAAAGGACCAAAGTAACACGATCTCAGCAGATGGAAGAATGAAATATATAGAAGACGGAGGTGTGGTATTCCATAACTGCAAGATCATGGCATCCTCAGAACTCAAGTCAGCAAAAGATGTTAAAAGTTACCTCGGGCGCCCTTGGAAGCCAGAGGCCAGAGTAATCGTGATGAAAACAGAGATTGAAGATATTATTGAACCCAAAGGATGGATCAAACTGGATACAAAGGAGGCAAAGCACAATTATGATACATGTGTGTTCAGGGAGTATGACAACAAGGGACCTGGTTCAAGTACGGACAAAAGGGTTGAATGGGACGGCTTTAAGGTTATTAAAGATGAGAAAGAGGCTGCAAAGTTTGCTGCCGACAAATTTATAGATGCAGGATCTTGGCTACCTCAAGCTGGTGTTCCTGTCAATCTAAATCTTTAA